A section of the Falco biarmicus isolate bFalBia1 chromosome 3, bFalBia1.pri, whole genome shotgun sequence genome encodes:
- the ABRA gene encoding actin-binding Rho-activating protein: MAADSNMAPEGKPGTTPGKRAVHKIRMASLVFSLARGWQQWVSDHHVKQAQEPPGWAPPAEDSSAQPAQERSFEKWTIPSVKRDQGKGDEKSIAKESVTIRDAEKNSRESDEALKKFSIKSKEVTKTVVSKAYERGGDVSLLSERYENSSSETAKLKEESSAIDKILSDKLSPTIRRKCSNMVSELTKGWKQMEQEDKEGAKEELLLKSHDGSLDAEDSGYGEAEDKLEQEDSDQEVTAVRIKRPVPSLASRLSEAARTKAQRKYSPVNSLKDRWQEWADQHIITQKLNPFSEEFDHELAMSTRLHKGDEGYGRPKEGTKTAERAKRAEAHIHREIRDMCFIIESMAKPRPDGKIQVTFGELFERYVRISDKVVGILMRARKHGLVHFEGEMLWQGRDDNVIITLLK; this comes from the exons ATGGCAGCAGACAGCAACATGGCTCCTGAAGGAAAGCCGGGTACTACTCCTGGGAAAAGGGCTGTCCACAAGATCCGAATGGCCAGCCTAGTCTTCAGCTTGGCGCgaggctggcagcagtgggTATCTGACCACCACGTAAAGCAAGCCCAGGAGCCCCCTGGATGGGCCCCCCCTGCAGAAGATTCATCAGCTCAGCCTGCACAAGAAAGATCCTTTGAGAAATGGACAATTCCATCTGTCAAGAGGGACCAAGGAAAAGGTGACGAAAAATCCATAGCAAAGGAATCAGTGACGAtaagagatgctgaaaaaaattcaagggAATCAGATGAAGCCCTCAAAAAGTTCAGCATTAAAAGCAAAGAGGTGACAAAAACAGTTGTAAGCAAAGCCTACGAACGAGGAGGGGATGTTAGCCTCCTCAGTGAAAGATATGAGAATAGCAGCTCCGAGACAGCCAAGCTCAAAGAAGAATCAAGTGCTATTGATAAAATTCTTAGTGACAAATTATCTCCAACGATAAGGAGAAAGTGTTCAAACATGGTATCAGAGTTGACCAAGGGCTGGAAACAGATGGAACAAGAGGACAAAGAGGGGGCTAAGGAAGAACTGCTGCTTAAGTCTCATGATGGCAGCCTGGATGCAGAGGACAGTGGCTATGGGGAAGCAGAGGACAAACTTGAGCAAGAAGATAGTGACCAAGAGGTGACAGCTGTGAGGATTAAACGACCTGTGCCATCTTT AGCAAGCAGGCTTAGTGAAGCAGCGCGCACCAAAGCGCAGAGGAAGTACAGCCCTGTTAATAGCCTGAAGGACAGATGGCAAGAATGGGCCGACCAGCACATCATAACGCAGAAGCTGAATCCCTTCAGCGAGGAATTTGACCACGAGCTGGCCATGTCCACGCGCCTGCACAAAGGTGATGAAGGCTATGGCCGTCCAAAGGAAGGAACCAAAACTGCTGAAAGAGCCAAGAGAGCCGAGGCCCATATCCACCGAGAGATCAGGGATATGTGCTTCATCATTGAATCGATGGCTAAGCCACGGCCCGACGGCAAGATCCAAGTCACTTTTGGGGAACTCTTTGAGAGATACGTTCGTATTTCAGATAAGGTTGTTGGAATCCTTATGAGAGCCAGGAAACATGGCCTGGTGCACTTTGAGGGAGAAATGTTATGGCAAGGAAGGGATGATAATGTCATAATTACTTTACTGAAATAA
- the OXR1 gene encoding oxidation resistance protein 1 isoform X7, with protein sequence MSRLWYGKKGRKHQPVNHKYALVVSVAEYHRRIDALNSEELRTLCRRLQITTREDINSKQATNIKTELEPEAFRPNLSDPSELLQPEQIEKLTKSLPPRTIGYPWTLVYSTGKHGMSLKTLYRTMLGLDTPVLLVIKDSDGQVFGALASEPFKVSDGFYGTGETFMFTFSPDFEVFKWTGDNMFFIKGDMDSLAFGGGGGEFALWLDGDLYHGRSHSCKTFGNHTLSKREDFIIQDIEIWAFE encoded by the exons ATGTCTCGTCTGTGGtatgggaagaagggaagaaagcacCAGCCAGTAAATCATAAATATGCTCTG GTAGTGTCAGTGGCTGAGTATCACCGCAGGATCGATGCTCTAAATAGCGAAGAACTGCGCACACTCTGCAGACGTCTCCAG ATAACAACAAGAGAAGATATCAATTCAAAACAGGCAACAAATATCAAAACAGAACTGGAGCCTGAAGCATTCCGGCCAAATCTTAGTGATCCCAGTGAATTATTACAGCCAGAACAAATTGAAAAG CTCACAAAGTCTCTTCCACCACGGACCATTGGATATCCATGGACTCTTGTCTACAGTACTGGAAAGCATGGCATGAGCTTGAAGACTTTGTATCGAACGATGCTGGGATTAGACACACCTGTACTGCTGGTTATCAAGGACAGTGATGGACAG GTTTTTGGTGCACTAGCATCTGAACCATTTAAAGTGAGTGATGGTTTTTATGGCACTGGGGAGACCTTTATGTTCACTTTTTCTCCAGATTTTGAG gTTTTCAAATGGACAGGAGACAACATGTTCTTCATTAAGGGAGACATGGACTCCCTTGCTTTTGGTGGAGGAGG AGGGGAGTTTGCTCTTTGGCTTGATGGTGATCTCTACCATGGAAGAAGTCATTCATGTAAAACATTTGGGAATCATACACTTTCTAAGCGAGAAGACTTCATTATTCAAGACATAGAAATATGGGCTTTTGAATGA
- the OXR1 gene encoding oxidation resistance protein 1 isoform X8, with amino-acid sequence MSRLWYGKKGRKHQPVNHKYALITTREDINSKQATNIKTELEPEAFRPNLSDPSELLQPEQIEKLTKSLPPRTIGYPWTLVYSTGKHGMSLKTLYRTMLGLDTPVLLVIKDSDGQVFGALASEPFKVSDGFYGTGETFMFTFSPDFEVFKWTGDNMFFIKGDMDSLAFGGGGGEFALWLDGDLYHGRSHSCKTFGNHTLSKREDFIIQDIEIWAFE; translated from the exons ATGTCTCGTCTGTGGtatgggaagaagggaagaaagcacCAGCCAGTAAATCATAAATATGCTCTG ATAACAACAAGAGAAGATATCAATTCAAAACAGGCAACAAATATCAAAACAGAACTGGAGCCTGAAGCATTCCGGCCAAATCTTAGTGATCCCAGTGAATTATTACAGCCAGAACAAATTGAAAAG CTCACAAAGTCTCTTCCACCACGGACCATTGGATATCCATGGACTCTTGTCTACAGTACTGGAAAGCATGGCATGAGCTTGAAGACTTTGTATCGAACGATGCTGGGATTAGACACACCTGTACTGCTGGTTATCAAGGACAGTGATGGACAG GTTTTTGGTGCACTAGCATCTGAACCATTTAAAGTGAGTGATGGTTTTTATGGCACTGGGGAGACCTTTATGTTCACTTTTTCTCCAGATTTTGAG gTTTTCAAATGGACAGGAGACAACATGTTCTTCATTAAGGGAGACATGGACTCCCTTGCTTTTGGTGGAGGAGG AGGGGAGTTTGCTCTTTGGCTTGATGGTGATCTCTACCATGGAAGAAGTCATTCATGTAAAACATTTGGGAATCATACACTTTCTAAGCGAGAAGACTTCATTATTCAAGACATAGAAATATGGGCTTTTGAATGA